The Erythrobacter insulae genome window below encodes:
- a CDS encoding AAA family ATPase — translation MLHNAAMIASLAERIGIKKGDPLIPKRLHMKGREEIATAHAVASAVRHLSEREAAFTATDLAKASLDFGLPTTMKSVEKRIGQLAQQGALLRGRGAQKGWLTTSNALALETRMLAEIEKGNGAVQAILNADTAGPYLHASAAINYGMKLNAGQEAAGRLILSSTNRVVAVQGVAGAGKSSVLQPLNQLLEEHGKRVIGLGVQNTLVRMLEKDTGIPSMTLHRFLGQNRKLLDGSAGKGEMAAARDEYRDTILVLDEASMVSTRDQDRLIRLANLLKVDRLVLMGDEKQLGAVEAGKPFALAQRAGTETARMDHNLRARSDTLKKAQQAAQSGKTSDALDHLKNHIVEVQEESAIVAAERWLSLPPAERERTSVFAAGRRLRSEINTAVQTGLAANEEIGPASARLTVLSRVNTTREELRYARNYQPGMVLEVASRQSRHRLGRGSHEIAAVDTEKGVVTLRDERGHLRRFVPARLSAKGNDQTLQLFEQKDLDLYTGDAIRWTASDHKRGMINADRATVTAIDQEGITVTSSSGMEHKLKPNDAMLKRIDLAYALNAHMAQGLTADKGIAVLDSRERRLLSQRNFLVTITRLRDELTLIVDSRDKVGRGIATNLGEKSSAAETTERLGTAAAKGVRAGQIQSTNHDRQAEHEKAAELVKERIKPFEIGL, via the coding sequence ATGCTACATAATGCCGCGATGATCGCCAGCCTCGCCGAAAGAATAGGCATCAAAAAAGGCGATCCGCTCATTCCCAAGCGGCTTCATATGAAAGGCCGGGAAGAAATTGCGACGGCTCACGCGGTTGCATCGGCGGTGCGGCATTTGTCCGAACGAGAGGCGGCGTTTACGGCAACTGATCTTGCCAAGGCGTCGCTCGATTTCGGGCTGCCGACTACAATGAAGTCAGTCGAAAAACGCATTGGGCAACTCGCGCAGCAGGGCGCGCTGTTACGCGGGCGAGGCGCGCAGAAAGGGTGGCTGACCACATCCAATGCGTTGGCGCTGGAGACCCGTATGTTGGCCGAGATCGAAAAGGGAAACGGCGCAGTTCAGGCGATCCTCAACGCGGACACCGCAGGACCGTACCTGCACGCTTCAGCAGCTATCAACTACGGCATGAAGTTAAATGCTGGCCAGGAAGCAGCAGGCCGGTTGATCCTGTCTTCGACCAATCGTGTTGTAGCCGTCCAGGGTGTGGCAGGAGCAGGTAAATCAAGCGTGCTGCAGCCACTCAATCAGCTTCTGGAAGAGCATGGGAAGAGAGTCATTGGCTTGGGTGTTCAGAACACGCTGGTGCGCATGCTGGAGAAGGATACCGGCATTCCGTCGATGACCCTGCATCGATTTCTCGGGCAGAATCGCAAGCTGCTTGATGGCTCGGCAGGCAAAGGGGAGATGGCTGCTGCGCGCGACGAGTATCGCGACACTATCCTCGTCCTTGATGAAGCCTCAATGGTTTCTACCCGCGACCAGGACCGGCTGATCCGGCTTGCCAATCTGCTCAAGGTGGATCGCCTTGTGCTGATGGGTGATGAAAAGCAATTAGGTGCTGTCGAAGCGGGCAAGCCCTTCGCTTTGGCGCAGCGCGCAGGGACCGAAACGGCGCGCATGGACCACAATCTTCGCGCCCGCTCCGATACCTTGAAGAAAGCTCAGCAAGCAGCGCAGTCGGGCAAAACCAGCGATGCCCTCGATCACCTCAAGAATCATATCGTCGAGGTTCAGGAGGAGAGCGCAATCGTTGCGGCGGAACGCTGGCTGTCCCTTCCGCCTGCCGAGCGCGAGCGCACGTCGGTCTTTGCTGCGGGCCGCCGACTACGCTCTGAAATCAATACCGCAGTCCAGACCGGCCTCGCCGCGAATGAAGAAATCGGACCAGCGAGCGCAAGGCTTACGGTTCTATCCCGTGTGAACACGACCCGCGAGGAATTGCGCTACGCGCGCAACTATCAACCGGGCATGGTGCTTGAAGTGGCAAGCCGCCAATCGCGCCATAGGCTTGGGCGCGGAAGTCATGAGATCGCCGCCGTCGATACTGAGAAGGGTGTTGTTACGCTTCGCGATGAGCGAGGGCATTTGCGCCGCTTCGTGCCAGCGAGGTTGTCGGCCAAGGGCAACGACCAAACATTGCAGCTGTTCGAGCAAAAGGATCTCGACCTTTACACCGGGGACGCCATCCGTTGGACGGCGAGCGACCATAAACGCGGAATGATAAATGCAGACCGGGCAACAGTCACCGCGATCGATCAGGAAGGAATTACGGTCACGAGCTCCAGCGGCATGGAGCATAAGCTGAAGCCGAATGACGCGATGTTGAAGCGGATCGACCTCGCCTACGCGCTCAACGCCCACATGGCGCAGGGCCTCACAGCAGATAAGGGCATTGCCGTGCTCGACAGTCGCGAGCGGCGATTGCTCTCGCAGCGCAACTTCCTTGTCACGATCACGCGCCTACGAGACGAGCTCACGTTGATAGTCGACAGCCGGGACAAGGTCGGGCGAGGGATTGCGACCAACTTAGGCGAGAAGTCTTCGGCAGCTGAAACCACCGAACGGCTTGGGACTGCAGCAGCCAAAGGAGTCAGGGCGGGTCAAATTCAGTCGACCAATCATGATCGGCAGGCTGAACACGAGAAGGCAGCAGAGCTAGTCAAGGAGCGGATCAAGCCGTTCGAGATTGGCTTGTAG
- a CDS encoding DUF4199 family protein: MKPSITAGIAVGAATGAWMFGEYALGLHDDPEGGAGRWTGFLSLVFPVIGAWWVVRHAVLSSWSEAMREGLIFGAAGGLVGGAAIYLYFTAVNPGFRLDGGSMDAGAQALYGFVSALILGAVLVVSLYGFSKRGRNTNG; encoded by the coding sequence ATGAAACCATCGATCACAGCAGGCATCGCGGTTGGCGCCGCGACCGGTGCGTGGATGTTTGGCGAATATGCGCTGGGGCTGCACGACGATCCAGAGGGCGGTGCGGGGCGATGGACGGGCTTTTTATCGCTTGTTTTTCCGGTGATCGGGGCCTGGTGGGTGGTCCGACACGCCGTGCTTTCGTCTTGGAGCGAGGCGATGCGCGAAGGCCTGATTTTTGGCGCAGCGGGCGGATTGGTCGGTGGCGCAGCGATCTATCTCTACTTCACAGCGGTCAACCCGGGCTTCCGGCTCGACGGCGGTTCGATGGATGCTGGCGCACAGGCGCTGTACGGCTTTGTCAGCGCATTGATTCTTGGTGCCGTTCTGGTTGTGAGCCTCTATGGCTTCTCTAAACGCGGGAGGAATACAAATGGCTGA
- a CDS encoding MFS transporter, with amino-acid sequence MQTAVKPRLSLLRIIEMNIGFFGLQFSFGLQQANMGPIYGFLGADEATMPLLWLAGPMTGLIIQPIVGAMSDRTNTRFGRRTPYFLIGAIICTISLFLMPYSSTLWMAASLLWILDAGNNITMEPYRAYVADRLVPEQRSVGFLTQSAFTGLAQTLSYLAPTLLTAFVAQDVLDDNGIPVIVRIAFIIGAILSISTIVWSVWRVPELPMTEDEKAVLEQKPLTAKDTFAEIVNAIRDMPKPMRQLALAMLCQWYAMFAYWQYITFAVGRSLYDTSDPSTAAFREATLTTQQAGALYNFIAFLGALLLIPIVARIGARSAHAICLSASGTAMLLIPGVETPMALFVLMLGIGIGWAGMMGNTYVMLADSIPADRNGIYMGIFNMFIVIPMLFQTLTMPLIYNPVLGGDPRNVLMLGGALMFVGAIATLFVDAGHRVPREQKALAG; translated from the coding sequence ATGCAAACCGCCGTAAAGCCACGGCTTTCGCTGCTGCGAATCATTGAAATGAATATCGGGTTCTTCGGCCTGCAATTCAGTTTCGGACTGCAGCAAGCCAATATGGGGCCGATCTATGGGTTCCTCGGTGCTGATGAAGCGACCATGCCGCTCCTTTGGTTGGCCGGCCCTATGACCGGTCTCATCATTCAACCGATTGTCGGTGCCATGAGCGATCGCACCAACACGCGTTTCGGACGGCGGACACCCTACTTCCTGATCGGTGCAATTATCTGCACGATCAGCCTGTTCTTGATGCCGTATTCATCCACGCTCTGGATGGCCGCATCGCTGCTCTGGATCCTTGATGCTGGCAACAACATCACGATGGAGCCCTACCGCGCCTATGTCGCTGACCGCCTTGTGCCCGAACAACGGTCAGTCGGGTTCCTGACACAGAGCGCATTTACCGGGTTGGCGCAGACTCTGTCCTATCTCGCGCCAACTTTGCTGACGGCGTTTGTCGCGCAGGACGTGCTCGACGATAATGGTATCCCTGTAATCGTCCGCATCGCGTTCATCATAGGCGCTATCCTATCGATCTCGACCATTGTCTGGTCGGTATGGCGTGTTCCCGAACTGCCAATGACCGAAGATGAAAAGGCCGTTCTCGAGCAGAAACCGCTGACCGCGAAGGACACGTTCGCAGAGATCGTCAATGCGATCCGCGACATGCCAAAGCCGATGCGCCAGCTTGCGCTTGCTATGCTGTGCCAATGGTATGCGATGTTCGCGTACTGGCAGTACATCACTTTCGCAGTTGGCCGCTCGCTCTACGATACATCCGATCCATCTACCGCTGCGTTTCGTGAAGCCACGCTGACCACACAGCAGGCTGGCGCGCTGTACAACTTCATCGCCTTTTTGGGTGCTCTGTTGCTCATACCAATCGTGGCGCGGATCGGCGCAAGATCCGCGCACGCCATTTGCTTGTCAGCTTCAGGCACAGCCATGCTGCTCATCCCGGGTGTCGAGACACCGATGGCGCTGTTCGTCCTGATGCTGGGGATTGGCATCGGATGGGCCGGGATGATGGGCAACACATACGTGATGCTGGCAGATTCGATTCCGGCGGACCGCAACGGAATTTATATGGGCATTTTTAACATGTTCATCGTGATCCCGATGCTTTTCCAAACGCTGACTATGCCGCTGATTTACAATCCTGTGCTGGGCGGCGATCCGCGCAATGTATTGATGCTTGGGGGTGCGCTCATGTTTGTTGGTGCCATTGCAACTCTCTTTGTCGACGCAGGACACAGAGTTCCGCGTGAACAAAAGGCGCTAGCAGGCTAA
- a CDS encoding glycoside hydrolase family 68 protein — translation MTTAWAADCVRKIKASRIPRIPIIKEKGSATLEAGRVYWDMWPIQDRDGRVASIHGRELWMALTAPDRGDPSLRHFEAKIRLIERRSGKWFDLGDVLPEFMVDYEREWAGSAVTDGEGVSLYFTAAGTNQRPGGYQQRLVETHAIIGADGLPDAWTAPSASISELAPEYMLADAHEGEAGKIKAFRDPANFRDPADGQEYLIFTASLAGTDSHYNGAVGIARRADDGWKLLPPLIHADGVNNELERAHVVYHKGSYYAFWVTQSSTFAPDLNQAPNGLYGMVSDSLLGEYRPLNGTGLVLANPEEEPLQSYSWFVTSELLVSSFVDFRGLKGEPVPTDPAEANRLFGGVPAPLLKLTIDGDRCELAETVEA, via the coding sequence ATGACGACTGCCTGGGCAGCCGATTGTGTGCGCAAAATTAAAGCGTCACGCATTCCGCGCATTCCAATCATCAAAGAGAAAGGTTCTGCCACCCTTGAGGCCGGACGCGTCTATTGGGATATGTGGCCGATACAAGACCGCGATGGCCGCGTCGCGTCAATCCACGGGCGCGAACTATGGATGGCCTTGACTGCACCTGATCGCGGCGATCCAAGCTTACGCCATTTCGAGGCGAAAATTCGCCTGATCGAACGCAGGTCAGGAAAGTGGTTTGATCTCGGCGACGTGCTCCCTGAATTCATGGTAGACTATGAGCGTGAATGGGCGGGTTCTGCGGTCACCGATGGCGAAGGCGTTAGCTTGTACTTTACGGCGGCCGGGACAAATCAGCGTCCTGGAGGCTATCAACAGCGCCTCGTAGAAACGCATGCGATTATCGGGGCAGATGGGCTTCCGGACGCGTGGACCGCGCCCAGCGCATCAATCAGCGAATTGGCGCCGGAATACATGCTCGCAGACGCGCATGAAGGGGAGGCAGGCAAGATCAAGGCATTTCGCGATCCCGCCAATTTCCGCGATCCTGCCGACGGGCAGGAATATCTGATATTCACGGCCTCACTTGCCGGTACCGACAGCCACTACAACGGCGCAGTTGGTATCGCCCGGCGAGCCGACGATGGGTGGAAGCTGTTGCCGCCGCTGATCCATGCCGACGGCGTCAATAATGAGCTCGAGCGGGCGCACGTCGTATATCACAAAGGTTCCTACTACGCGTTTTGGGTCACGCAGAGCTCGACCTTCGCCCCTGACCTGAACCAAGCGCCCAACGGTCTGTATGGCATGGTCTCCGACAGTCTTCTGGGCGAGTACCGCCCGCTCAACGGGACAGGCCTGGTGCTCGCCAATCCTGAGGAGGAGCCTCTCCAAAGCTACAGCTGGTTTGTGACAAGCGAGCTTCTGGTTTCCAGCTTCGTCGATTTTCGCGGCTTGAAGGGCGAACCTGTTCCTACCGATCCCGCCGAAGCCAACCGACTGTTTGGCGGCGTACCCGCTCCACTTCTGAAACTTACCATTGATGGTGATCGCTGCGAACTTGCAGAAACGGTTGAGGCATGA
- a CDS encoding AraC family transcriptional regulator, translated as MTNERYETRINRALALIDRHIDQDLSIERLADEACLSPFHFHRIFSALTGESVHAMTTRMRMERALALTRRVIRPQWKAIAGAVGYRSQDVFTRAFKRHFGCTPSAFDLEKYWRGRTDRDDALAVSRYFLRPALPLPPDFKVEIVDRPAANLIISRAVGVYLDPTLIVAAYERIDAFSKTLGIAMPGRLAGASRDDPELVPLSRCRYDFSLEVLDGTRASKGLQAARRDEGRWAVTHVEGDFAAVDRAWNLLFKSWLPASGHNLRPAAAEEIYNQTPNEIGWDRFDVTLAIPLED; from the coding sequence GTGACCAATGAACGCTACGAAACTCGGATCAACCGCGCGCTCGCGCTGATCGATCGGCACATCGATCAGGACCTGTCGATCGAACGACTCGCCGACGAGGCTTGCCTGTCGCCGTTTCATTTTCATCGCATTTTTTCGGCACTGACCGGGGAAAGCGTGCACGCGATGACGACCCGAATGCGGATGGAGCGCGCGCTGGCGCTGACGCGTAGGGTAATACGGCCGCAATGGAAAGCCATTGCAGGGGCGGTCGGATATCGTTCGCAGGATGTCTTTACCCGCGCCTTCAAGCGGCACTTTGGCTGCACGCCAAGCGCATTCGATCTCGAGAAATACTGGCGTGGCAGGACCGATCGCGATGACGCGCTGGCCGTTTCGCGCTATTTCCTGCGGCCAGCCTTGCCTCTGCCACCGGATTTCAAGGTTGAGATTGTCGATCGCCCTGCTGCCAACCTGATCATCAGCCGAGCCGTGGGTGTTTATCTCGATCCGACGCTGATCGTCGCCGCCTATGAACGCATCGATGCCTTCTCGAAGACCTTGGGTATCGCCATGCCGGGTCGATTGGCCGGCGCATCACGGGACGATCCCGAGTTGGTACCCCTGTCGCGCTGCCGATATGATTTCAGCCTCGAAGTCCTGGATGGAACGCGCGCGTCAAAAGGTCTCCAGGCTGCCCGTCGAGACGAAGGACGCTGGGCCGTGACGCACGTGGAGGGGGACTTTGCTGCCGTCGACCGCGCCTGGAACCTGCTGTTCAAAAGCTGGCTTCCGGCTTCCGGCCACAACCTTCGCCCAGCAGCCGCTGAGGAAATCTATAACCAGACACCGAACGAGATCGGCTGGGATCGCTTCGACGTCACGCTCGCCATTCCATTGGAGGACTGA
- a CDS encoding TonB-dependent receptor, which produces MKFRHALAFGVALSAFSTPVFAQDQEAASDEAAEPGNEIIVTAVARGQNRLESSVSVSSIGAEQIADLAPPSSADLIRQIPGIRAEASGGEGNANIAVRGIPVSTGGARYIQLQEDGLPVLEFGDIIFGNADNFLRADRNVARVEAVRGGSASTFASNAPGGVINFISKTGQREGGAIQGTIGVDFETYRLDFDYGAPLADDLYFHVGGFFRTGEGPRDIGYNGYDGGQVKANITKEFDGGYIRFHAKFLDDSTPTILPQPVAVGGTDGNPDYTAIAGFDPRTDSLYSPFITTITTLDGGNNPTTYNFRDGLSVESQAFGVEAEIDVGSGWTLTNRFRYANNAGSFVSPFPAGADSAQAIADGIGGAGSSLVFASGPTAGSVADASTIGGNGLLANIVNFNVRLNSLDNVTNDFRISKDFDFGGGSATFTSGFYLSRQDVDTDWLWTSHVQTVQGDGQAVLVDVVDAGGNTVTQNGVVGFGANFFGNCCRRNYDVAYSTYAPFASLALEFDRLTLDASIRYDYGDANGTVTGDGPVTSFDFDNDGNISPAEAQTSVLPLGSPAPVNYDFNYFSWSIGANYLVTDDLGVFARYSQGGRHTADRSLLSPAVSTVDGGLPGGDDGVIADVNQLEVGLKYQANGLSLFATGFYAETSETNVEIAPLLLTDTDYEALGIELEGAYSVGPFSLSAGVTWTDSEIVRSLNAGLVGNTPRRQADFVYQATAQYDDGFFKAGANIIGTTDSFTQDNNQLELPGYSQVNAFLAIRPVDRVELALNATNLFNQFGYTEAEEGAIPGNGLVRARSIAGRTIAASIRFDF; this is translated from the coding sequence ATGAAATTCCGTCACGCTTTGGCCTTTGGCGTTGCGCTAAGCGCCTTTTCGACCCCCGTTTTCGCGCAGGATCAGGAGGCCGCCTCCGATGAGGCTGCAGAGCCCGGCAACGAGATTATCGTTACTGCTGTTGCTCGCGGCCAGAACCGGCTTGAAAGCTCGGTATCGGTGAGCTCCATAGGCGCTGAGCAAATCGCCGATCTTGCGCCGCCATCGTCTGCCGACCTTATCCGTCAGATCCCCGGTATTCGCGCCGAAGCGTCCGGCGGTGAAGGCAATGCGAACATCGCTGTTCGCGGCATTCCCGTTTCAACTGGCGGCGCCCGTTACATCCAGCTCCAAGAAGACGGCCTGCCCGTTCTCGAGTTCGGTGATATTATCTTCGGTAACGCCGACAACTTCCTGCGCGCAGACCGCAACGTCGCCCGCGTCGAGGCGGTTCGCGGTGGTTCTGCATCGACCTTCGCATCCAATGCGCCGGGCGGTGTGATCAACTTTATCTCTAAGACCGGTCAACGTGAAGGCGGCGCAATCCAAGGCACCATTGGTGTCGATTTTGAGACCTATCGTCTCGACTTCGACTATGGTGCCCCGCTTGCCGACGATCTGTATTTCCACGTCGGTGGCTTTTTCCGTACCGGCGAAGGCCCGCGTGATATCGGCTATAACGGGTATGATGGCGGCCAGGTCAAAGCCAACATTACCAAGGAATTTGATGGCGGTTATATCCGGTTCCACGCCAAATTCCTCGATGACAGCACTCCTACCATTCTCCCTCAGCCAGTTGCGGTTGGCGGTACGGATGGCAATCCAGACTATACTGCCATTGCCGGTTTCGACCCGCGCACAGACTCGCTGTACAGCCCGTTCATCACAACCATCACGACCCTTGATGGCGGCAATAACCCTACGACCTACAATTTCCGTGATGGTCTCTCGGTTGAATCGCAGGCGTTCGGGGTGGAAGCAGAGATCGATGTCGGCTCTGGCTGGACACTGACCAACCGTTTCCGTTACGCCAACAATGCGGGCAGCTTCGTTTCGCCATTCCCGGCGGGCGCGGACTCGGCTCAAGCCATTGCGGACGGTATCGGTGGCGCGGGCTCGAGCCTTGTGTTCGCAAGCGGTCCGACCGCTGGTTCAGTAGCAGACGCCTCTACTATCGGCGGCAACGGCCTGCTGGCCAACATTGTGAATTTCAATGTTCGCCTGAACAGCCTCGACAACGTCACCAATGATTTCCGCATAAGCAAGGATTTTGACTTTGGCGGCGGTTCGGCAACCTTCACTTCGGGCTTCTATCTGTCGCGTCAGGACGTTGACACTGATTGGCTCTGGACCTCGCATGTCCAGACTGTTCAGGGTGACGGACAAGCCGTGCTTGTCGACGTCGTAGATGCAGGCGGAAACACAGTAACTCAGAACGGTGTGGTTGGCTTTGGTGCCAACTTCTTCGGCAATTGCTGCCGTCGTAACTACGACGTTGCTTACAGCACCTATGCACCGTTCGCGTCGCTCGCACTCGAATTCGACCGCCTGACATTGGATGCCAGCATCCGCTACGATTATGGCGATGCCAACGGAACGGTGACCGGCGATGGTCCGGTCACCAGCTTCGATTTCGACAATGACGGCAATATCAGTCCGGCCGAAGCACAAACCAGCGTCCTGCCGCTGGGTAGCCCTGCTCCGGTCAATTATGATTTTAACTATTTCTCATGGTCGATCGGTGCGAACTACCTTGTGACTGATGATCTGGGTGTCTTTGCCCGCTACAGTCAGGGTGGTCGTCACACAGCTGACCGCAGCCTGCTCTCGCCAGCGGTCAGCACCGTCGATGGCGGTCTGCCTGGCGGCGACGATGGCGTGATTGCCGATGTCAACCAACTCGAAGTGGGCTTGAAATATCAGGCAAACGGCCTTTCGCTTTTTGCCACCGGTTTCTATGCTGAGACAAGCGAGACCAACGTCGAAATCGCTCCGCTGCTGCTGACTGATACCGACTACGAGGCCTTGGGCATCGAGCTTGAAGGTGCCTATTCAGTTGGTCCGTTCTCGCTTTCTGCGGGTGTGACATGGACCGATTCCGAAATCGTCCGTTCGCTCAACGCTGGCCTAGTCGGCAACACGCCGCGCCGTCAGGCTGACTTCGTGTACCAAGCAACCGCACAATATGATGATGGCTTCTTTAAAGCAGGCGCCAACATCATCGGTACTACGGACAGCTTCACGCAGGACAACAACCAGCTGGAACTGCCAGGCTACAGCCAGGTCAATGCCTTCCTCGCCATCCGTCCGGTTGACCGGGTCGAATTGGCGCTGAACGCAACGAACCTGTTCAATCAGTTTGGCTACACTGAGGCTGAAGAAGGAGCGATCCCGGGCAACGGCCTGGTTCGTGCACGCTCCATCGCGGGCCGCACGATCGCCGCGTCGATACGTTTCGACTTCTGA
- a CDS encoding LacI family DNA-binding transcriptional regulator: MADTDDQNGAESAAKVRTLADLARIAGVSAGTVSRALAGNSLVNTKTREKIEAIAREHGFRPNQMASKLRRQKTGVIGVAIPLGHDVRQQISDTFFMTLLGYLADELTEKAYDLMLRRVIPARDEDWLDHFIGSGMIDGVIVIGQSDQFERIEDVADGYLPMVVWGNHQEGQRHCVVGSNNRLGGKLATERLIASGAKSLAFLGDTQPIEFAARYAGAKEVAAKMGVPIRALPTHLSPERTGEEIAQHLREIEGKVDGIFAATDTIAVTCLKELRERRMEVPGQIKIVGFDDLPISSQTMPPLTTVRQDIAAGAKGLVDLLLRRLEGEDTESLVLPPHLIVRETA, from the coding sequence ATGGCTGACACAGACGATCAAAATGGCGCAGAAAGCGCGGCCAAAGTTCGCACTCTTGCGGACCTTGCCAGAATTGCAGGCGTCTCCGCGGGGACTGTTTCGCGGGCGCTAGCGGGCAACAGTTTGGTCAATACAAAAACGCGTGAGAAGATCGAAGCAATCGCGCGCGAACACGGTTTCCGACCCAACCAGATGGCGAGCAAACTCCGCAGGCAGAAAACGGGCGTTATTGGCGTGGCGATCCCGCTCGGCCATGATGTGAGGCAACAGATCTCGGATACCTTCTTTATGACCCTGCTAGGCTATCTAGCAGACGAGCTGACCGAGAAAGCATATGACCTCATGCTGAGGCGTGTCATTCCCGCTCGGGATGAAGATTGGCTCGACCACTTCATCGGTTCGGGCATGATCGACGGCGTGATCGTGATCGGTCAGTCCGACCAGTTTGAACGGATTGAGGATGTGGCAGATGGCTATCTACCGATGGTCGTCTGGGGGAATCATCAAGAAGGTCAGCGACACTGTGTAGTCGGTTCCAACAACCGTCTAGGCGGGAAGCTCGCCACCGAGAGGCTCATCGCGTCGGGAGCAAAGAGCCTTGCATTCTTGGGCGACACTCAACCTATAGAGTTCGCCGCCCGCTACGCTGGCGCAAAAGAAGTCGCCGCCAAAATGGGTGTGCCTATCCGCGCCCTGCCGACGCACTTGTCTCCTGAGCGGACCGGCGAGGAAATCGCACAGCATTTGCGGGAGATCGAAGGCAAGGTCGACGGCATCTTTGCCGCAACCGACACAATCGCTGTCACCTGCCTCAAAGAACTTCGGGAACGCCGCATGGAAGTGCCCGGCCAGATTAAGATAGTCGGCTTCGACGATCTGCCAATTTCAAGTCAGACCATGCCACCTCTCACAACAGTGAGGCAAGATATCGCTGCTGGTGCAAAGGGCCTCGTGGACCTGCTGTTGCGACGCTTGGAAGGAGAAGACACAGAAAGTCTGGTTCTGCCTCCCCATCTGATCGTTCGCGAAACCGCTTGA
- a CDS encoding ROK family protein: MSSAGKPLLGGIEAGGTKFVLAVGYSPTEIIERHEIPTRDPATTLAQASEWFEGQGAISTLGIASFGPVDLDPSSPHWGHITNTPKAGWAKCDLAGYFASRFGVPIGFDTDVNGAALAEYQHGAGKGASSLAYITVGTGIGGGLVHDGRAVHGAAHPEMGHIFPRRHNDDHEFAGICPHHGDCLEGLTSGPAIKARWGASLSELPADHIAHEIIADYLTQLAHSLIAMTAVEIIVFGGGVMKTDGLLERVDRRATELGAAYFPGGSKHKIVSPGLGQNAGLAGALMLAADL, encoded by the coding sequence ATGAGCTCGGCAGGCAAACCGCTACTAGGTGGTATCGAGGCTGGCGGAACCAAGTTCGTGCTTGCGGTGGGATATTCACCGACCGAGATCATCGAACGGCATGAAATTCCGACGCGCGATCCGGCGACAACACTGGCTCAGGCAAGCGAGTGGTTTGAGGGTCAAGGGGCGATCAGCACGCTTGGAATTGCGAGCTTCGGCCCTGTCGATCTTGATCCTTCATCACCGCACTGGGGTCACATTACCAACACCCCCAAGGCAGGCTGGGCAAAATGCGACTTGGCCGGTTACTTTGCCAGTCGCTTTGGAGTGCCCATTGGCTTCGACACCGATGTGAACGGAGCCGCGCTCGCTGAATATCAGCACGGCGCAGGAAAAGGAGCATCATCGCTTGCCTACATCACCGTGGGTACCGGGATTGGGGGAGGTCTCGTGCATGACGGGCGAGCCGTCCATGGAGCCGCGCATCCAGAGATGGGCCATATCTTCCCTCGTCGCCATAACGATGATCACGAGTTCGCAGGAATATGCCCTCACCATGGCGACTGCCTAGAAGGATTGACGAGCGGGCCAGCTATCAAAGCGCGCTGGGGAGCGTCGCTTTCCGAGCTACCCGCAGATCATATCGCGCATGAAATCATCGCCGATTATCTGACGCAGCTAGCGCACTCTCTCATCGCTATGACGGCAGTGGAAATAATCGTTTTTGGCGGTGGCGTCATGAAGACGGATGGCTTGCTTGAGCGTGTGGACCGGAGGGCAACGGAACTCGGTGCAGCATATTTTCCAGGTGGGTCGAAGCACAAGATCGTCTCACCAGGCCTTGGCCAGAATGCTGGCCTCGCAGGAGCGCTAATGCTCGCTGCTGATCTGTGA